From Pempheris klunzingeri isolate RE-2024b chromosome 16, fPemKlu1.hap1, whole genome shotgun sequence, a single genomic window includes:
- the nrsn1l gene encoding neurensin 1-like, which produces MALCSEACVSGSGGESSGSEVGSSCLQFGVRSYLHHFYEECSSSMWERDPEDGGFVQSQRSTLWWNSAAWKVSLALGLLILTAGIASLSVGCSTPHKIESFGEGDLFFVDTQAISFNRGLHLSTRAGIGLSCLGSALVVMGVVVWILPRASFRERLFHGPGEGGGRAESGSKWRGFRVTGDVVTKPPGVEEGKIPVTLSKVENVQPAS; this is translated from the exons ATGGCGCTGTGCTCCGAGGCCTGTGTCTCTGGGTCGGGAGGAGAATCCTCCGGGAGTGAG GTGGGTTCTAGCTGTCTACAGTTTGGGGTGCGCTCCTATCTGCACCACTTCTATGAGGAGtgctcctcctccatgtggGAGAGAGACCCGGAGGACGGGGGGTTCGTCCAGAGCCAGAGGTCAACCCTGTGGTGGAACTCAGCCGCCTGGAAG GTGTCCTTGGCCCTGGGTCTCCTCATCCTGACTGCAGGTATTGCCAGCCTCTCAGTCGGCTGCTCCACTCCCCATAAAATCGAGTCGTTTGGAGAGGGAGACCTGTTCTTCGTGGACACCCAGGCCATCAGCTTCAATAGGGGGCTGCACCTCAGCACCCGGGCCGGGATCGGGCTCTCCTGCCTCGGCTCAGCGCTGGTGGTGATGGGGGTTGTCGTTTGGATCCTCCCCAGGGCCAGCTTTAGAGAGAGGTTGTTCCACGGAccaggagaaggtggaggaagagcagagtCTGGGTCAAAGTGGAGAGGATTTAGAGTTACAGGAGATGTGGTCACTAAGCCGCCAGGCGTAGAGGAGGGAAAGATACCTGTCACGCTGTCCAAAGTGGAAAATGTGCAGCCCGCTTCTTAA